GCTGCGTCTCGGTGGACGCCCCGCCGACGGCGCCCGCCCACGCCCCCGCGCCCGCGGCCGACACCGTACGCCCCGCCCAGGACGTGGCACCGCAGATCGTCGAGGGCCCGGCCCGCGAGGCCCTCGAAGCGGCCCTTCCCGCTCCCCCGCCGTCCGCCGCGCCCCGCGCGGCGCCTCCGGCGGGGCAGCACCGGCGGACGGTGACGCCGCCCCGGCCGGAGGCCCCGCACCCCGGCTCCGTACCGAAGCAGCACGACCGACCGCGCCCGTCGGCCCGGCCGGGCCTCCCCGGCCTGCCGGACCTCGGGAGGCTGCCGAAGGAGCCGCCGGTCTCCCGCGACGAGGTCTGCGGTCTGGGCGAGCGGTACGGGGGCTGGGACCCCGGCAGCGATCAGGCGAGGATCTGCCACGGCACGTACGGCCGGTGAGTCCCCGCCGTACGCCCCGGAACCGTCACGCGCCCCCTCATCCGCCCCTACACGTGCCCCTTCACGCGCCCCTTCACGCGCCTCCGAGCCGCCGCTCCAGGCGCTCGATCGCGGCCCGGACCCCGTTCCCGTAGCCGTCGTCGTCGAGGTGGTCCGAGGCCGCGCGGGCCCGGTCCAGATGGACCCGCGCGGCGTCGGGCCTCTGGAGCTTGACGTAGTCGGCGGCCAGGTTGAGATGGAGCGAGGGGTACAGCGCCCGGAGCGCGGCCGCCGAATCGTGCTCGGCGAGCCGCTCCTCGGCGAGGCCCTCGGCCGCGCTCAGCGCCCGCAGGTCCCAGGCCAGCTCGGTGTCGGGATCGTCCTGCGCGTCCGCCATGTAGTGCGCGAGGGTGCAGCGGTGCAGGGGGTCGCCGTCCGGGCCGATCTGCTGCCAGAGGAGACCGAAGCGGTTCCGGGCCTCCTCGCGGTCGCCGCCGTGGAGCAGCATCATGGCCTGCCCGATCCTGGTCATGACCCCGTCGTCCGACACCTGCTGCTGCTCGGTCACCGCGACCTCCACCCGCTCTCCCACTGGGAGTGACGACGCTAGCCGCAGCGGGCCCGGATCGGGCCGAGGCTCAGCCGAGGTCCGGGATGCGCCAGTCGATCGGCTCGTGTCCCTGGGCGGCGACGGCCGCGTCGATCTGGGTGAAGGGACGCGATCCGAAGAACTTCTTCGCCGACAGCGGCGAGGGGTGCGCCCCCTTCACCACGACGTGCCGCTCCTCGTCGATCAGCGGCAGCTTCTTCTGCGCGTAGTTGCCCCACAGGACGAAGACGGCGGGGTCGGGGCGGGAGGCGACGGCGGTGATCACCGCGTCCGTGAACTTCTCCCAGCCCTTGCTCTTGTGCGAGTTCGCCTCGCCGGAGCGGACCGTCAGCACGGCGTTGAGCAGGAGGACGCCCTGCTCGGCCCACGGCATCAGATAGCCGTTGTCCGGGATCGGGTGGCCGAGCTCCTCGTGCATCTCCTTGTAGATGTTCCGCAGGGAGGGCGGGGTCTTCACGCCGGGGCGGACGGAGAAGCACAGGCCGTGGCCCTGCCCCTCGCCGTGGTACGGGTCCTGACCGAGGATCAGGACCTTGACCTTGTCGTACGGGGTGGCGTCGAGGGCGGCGAAGACCTCGTCCTTCGGCGGGAAGACCGGCCCCTTGGCGCGCTCCTCCTCGACGAACTCGGTGAGCTGGGCGAAGTACGGCTTCTGCAGCTCCTCGCCGAGGACACCCCGCCAGGACTCGGGCAGCATGCTGGTGTCGGTCACGGTCACAACCTCCGGTGGACGTTCGTGCTTCTCGTCCGAGAACCTATCGGGGGCCACTGACA
This is a stretch of genomic DNA from Streptomyces sp. R44. It encodes these proteins:
- the ung gene encoding uracil-DNA glycosylase codes for the protein MTDTSMLPESWRGVLGEELQKPYFAQLTEFVEEERAKGPVFPPKDEVFAALDATPYDKVKVLILGQDPYHGEGQGHGLCFSVRPGVKTPPSLRNIYKEMHEELGHPIPDNGYLMPWAEQGVLLLNAVLTVRSGEANSHKSKGWEKFTDAVITAVASRPDPAVFVLWGNYAQKKLPLIDEERHVVVKGAHPSPLSAKKFFGSRPFTQIDAAVAAQGHEPIDWRIPDLG